Proteins encoded in a region of the Populus nigra chromosome 3, ddPopNigr1.1, whole genome shotgun sequence genome:
- the LOC133687932 gene encoding uncharacterized protein LOC133687932 has product MYNAVYVVSLLSEKQADELEVALELRGLLLLLQRRFWISMRWTEDCSGYWLNGGGVLELDASAVMLVEATVRCVYASTGVLSSPSFESSSDTFVTTMPHRFITDLKAPKHGWKTAAIAENVEF; this is encoded by the exons ATGTATAACGCTGTGTATGTTGTCTCCTTACTCAGTGAAAAGCAG GCAGATGAGTTGGAGGTTGCCCTGGAGCTGAGAGGActtttgctgctgctgcaaAGAAGATTCTGGATTAGCATGAGGTGGACCGAGGATTGCTCAGGTTATTGGCTCAATGGAGGGGGAGTGCTAGAGCTCGATGCATCAGCTGTTATGCTTGTTGAAGCCACTGTGAGATGTGTCTATGCATCAACAGGGGTGCTGTCCAGCCCCTCGTTCGAGTCATCATCAGATACGTTTGTGACAACGATGCCACATCGATTTATCACTGATCTGAAGGCTCCCAAACACGGATGGAAAACAGCAGCAATTGCTGAAAAcgttgaattttaa
- the LOC133687931 gene encoding nuclear speckle RNA-binding protein A-like: MAEPYNTYDALQDRGSVSRLSFPGYVSTEAPPLASHSFPVSTEFPGASSDFLQRDINPLQLGSYGLNGYSGVGFRPEPVIGGVMPGASGKGYSSPLEDPSLLAQRGDASMHAIGGAIPGSTGKGYPSPLEDPSLLSQRGDASVRVTAAIPDMINDRPGSLRSADGPPVPKGESNILFVDGLPTDCTRREVGHLFRPFIGYKEIRVVHKEARKSGDRATVLCFVEFTDANCAATAMEALQGYKFDDKKSDSPTLKIQFARFPFRPASDRDGKRLGTHASC, translated from the exons ATGGCGGAACCGTACAACACATACGATGCTCTTCAAGACAGAG GGTCTGTTTCAAGGCTTTCTTTTCCAGGTTATGTATCAACTGAAGCACCACCACTGGCATCTCATAGTTTTCCGGTTTCTACTGAATTTCCGGGTGCTTCTTCGGATTTTCTACAAAGAGAT ATAAATCCATTGCAGCTGGGATCATATGGTTTGAATGGTTATTCTGGTGTTGGGTTTCGTCCTGAACCTGTTATTGGTGGAGTAATGCCAGGAGCTAGTGGGAAGGGGTATTCCTCTCCTCTAGAAGATCCGAGTTTATTAGCCCAAAGAGGGGATGCTTCAATGCATGCTATTGGTGGAGCAATTCCAGGATCTACCGGAAAGGGGTACCCATCTCCACTAGAAGATCCAAGTTTATTAAGCCAAAGAGGGGATGCTTCAGTCCGTGTTACTGCAGCGATTCCTGACATGATAAATGACAGGCCTGGTTCATTGAGAAGTGCAGATGGTCCTCCAGTGCCAAAAGGGGAATCAAACATTCTTTTTGTTGATGGACTCCCTACTGATTGTACCAGAAGAGAAGTAGGCC ATCTCTTTCGTCCATTTATCGGCTACAAGGAAATCAGAGTTGTTCACAAGGAGGCCAGGAAA AGTGGAGATAGGGCTACTGTCTTGTGCTTTGTGGAATTCACTGATGCAAATTGTGCTGCGACTGCCATGGAAGCTCTTCAAG GTTACAAGTTTGATGATAAGAAATCTGACTCTCCTACCTTGAAAATCCAATTTGCTCGCTTTCCTTTCCGACCTGCATCTGATCGTGATGGGAAACGGCTTGGGACCCACGCTAGCTGTTAG
- the LOC133688942 gene encoding uncharacterized protein LOC133688942 isoform X1, whose product MEDIEEEVEEVLGSSLTMEKVAAAKQFIENHYRAQMKNIKERKERRWVLERKLASSDVPKEEQMNLIKDLERKETEFMRLKRHKICVDDFELLTIIGRGAFGEVRLCREKKSGNIYAMKKLKKSEMLKRGQVEHVRAERNLLAEVASHCIVKLYYSFQDAEYLYLIMEYLPGGDMMTLLIREDTLTENVAKFYIAQSILAIESIHKHNYIHRDIKPDNLLLDKNGHMKLSDFGLCKPLDCATLSVIHENKTIDDENMTEPMDIDGGIADADNKSSWRSPHEQLQHWQMNRRKLAFSTVGTPDYIAPEVLLKKGYGMECDWWSLGAILYEMLVGYPPFYSDDPITTCRKIVHWRNHLKFPEDARLSLEAKDLICRLLCDVEHRLGTGGANQIKAHPWFNDVAWDKLYEMEAAFKPEVNGELDTRNFMKFDESDPPAAARTSSGSRKMLLTPKDLSFVGYTYKNFDAVKGRHHFDPRGSMSPQRPSINSIFSDSGADYTTKQPAEGTEVEMLASSGDLMLP is encoded by the exons ATGGAAGATATAGAGGAAGAAGTGGAGGAGGTGCTGGGATCGAGCTTGACGATGGAGAAAGTGGCGGCAGCAAAGCAGTTTATAGAGAATCACTATAGAGCTCAAATGAAGAATATTAAAGAGCGAAAAGAAAG ACGATGGGTGTTAGAAAGAAAGCTAGCTTCTTCTGACGTTCCCAAGGAGGAGCAGATGAACCTGATTAAAGACTTAGAAAGAAAAGAGACAGAGTTCATGCGACTTAAAAGGCACAAGATATGTGTTGATGATTTTGAGCTTCTGACCATCATTGGAAGGGGAGCCTTTGGTGAG GTTCGATTGTGTCGGGAGAAGAAATCTGGCAATATTTATGCCATGAAAAAGTTGAAGAAATCTGAAATGCTAAAGAGAGGACAG GTGGAACATGTTAGAGCTGAACGGAACTTGCTGGCAGAAGTTGCAAGCCACTGCATTGTCAAACTGTATTACTCATTTCAGGATGCTGAGTATCTATATCTGATTATGGAATATCTGCCTGGTGGTGATATGATGACTCTGCTGATAAGGGAGGATACCTTAACTGAAAATGTCGCTAAGTTTTACATTGCTCAAAGTATCCTTGCCATCGAGTCGATTCACAAACATAATTACATTCACAG AGATATTAAACCTGATAACCTTCTTCTGGACAAAAATGGCCACATGAAGCTATCAGATTTTGGCCTGTGTAAGCCTCTTGATTGTGCAACTTTATCCGTGAtccatgaaaataaaacaattgatgatgaaaatatgaCCGAACCAATGGATATCGATGGAGGTATTGCCGATGCGGACAACAAAAGTAGTTGGAGAAGCCCCCATGAACAGCTTCAGCATTGGCAGATGAACAGAAGGAAGTTG GCATTTTCAACTGTGGGAACGCCAGATTACATTGCTCCTGAAGTTTTACTCAAGAAAGGCTATGGCATGGAGTGTGACTG GTGGTCACTAGGAGCAATACTGTATGAAATGCTTGTTGGCTACCCTCCTTTTTACTCAGATGATCCAATAACTACCTGCAGAAAG ATTGTTCATTGGAGAAATCACCTTAAATTTCCAGAAGATGCAAGGTTGTCACTTGAAGCAAAGGATCTCATTTGTAGGCTCTTGTGTGATGTTGAGCATAGACTAGGTACTGGGGGAGCAAATCAAATTAAA GCTCATCCTTGGTTCAATGATGTTGCATGGGATAAACTCTATGAGATGGAGGCAGCATTTAAACCAGAAGTCAATGGAGAACTAGACACTCGGAACTTTATGAAGTTTGATGAA TCAGATCCTCCAGCAGCAGCAAGAACTAGCTCAGGCTCACGGAAG ATGCTTTTGACTCCCAAAGATCTAAGTTTCGTTGGCTATACATACAAGAATTTTGATGCTGTTAAAGGACGACATCATTTCG ATCCCAGAGGTAGTATGTCACCACAACGGCCATCCATCAATTCTATATTCA GTGATTCTGGGGCAGATTATACTACCAAACAGCCAGCCGAAGGAACAGAGGTGGAAATGCTTGCATCATCAGGTGATCTAATGTTACCATAA
- the LOC133688942 gene encoding uncharacterized protein LOC133688942 isoform X2, with protein MEDIEEEVEEVLGSSLTMEKVAAAKQFIENHYRAQMKNIKERKERRWVLERKLASSDVPKEEQMNLIKDLERKETEFMRLKRHKICVDDFELLTIIGRGAFGEVRLCREKKSGNIYAMKKLKKSEMLKRGQVEHVRAERNLLAEVASHCIVKLYYSFQDAEYLYLIMEYLPGGDMMTLLIREDTLTENVAKFYIAQSILAIESIHKHNYIHRDIKPDNLLLDKNGHMKLSDFGLCKPLDCATLSVIHENKTIDDENMTEPMDIDGGIADADNKSSWRSPHEQLQHWQMNRRKLAFSTVGTPDYIAPEVLLKKGYGMECDWWSLGAILYEMLVGYPPFYSDDPITTCRKIVHWRNHLKFPEDARLSLEAKDLICRLLCDVEHRLGTGGANQIKAHPWFNDVAWDKLYEMEAAFKPEVNGELDTRNFMKFDESDPPAAARTSSGSRKMLLTPKDLSFVGYTYKNFDAVKGRHHFGICNSNLYTHPCTPTYLGSLRIGVSFLSCCQCL; from the exons ATGGAAGATATAGAGGAAGAAGTGGAGGAGGTGCTGGGATCGAGCTTGACGATGGAGAAAGTGGCGGCAGCAAAGCAGTTTATAGAGAATCACTATAGAGCTCAAATGAAGAATATTAAAGAGCGAAAAGAAAG ACGATGGGTGTTAGAAAGAAAGCTAGCTTCTTCTGACGTTCCCAAGGAGGAGCAGATGAACCTGATTAAAGACTTAGAAAGAAAAGAGACAGAGTTCATGCGACTTAAAAGGCACAAGATATGTGTTGATGATTTTGAGCTTCTGACCATCATTGGAAGGGGAGCCTTTGGTGAG GTTCGATTGTGTCGGGAGAAGAAATCTGGCAATATTTATGCCATGAAAAAGTTGAAGAAATCTGAAATGCTAAAGAGAGGACAG GTGGAACATGTTAGAGCTGAACGGAACTTGCTGGCAGAAGTTGCAAGCCACTGCATTGTCAAACTGTATTACTCATTTCAGGATGCTGAGTATCTATATCTGATTATGGAATATCTGCCTGGTGGTGATATGATGACTCTGCTGATAAGGGAGGATACCTTAACTGAAAATGTCGCTAAGTTTTACATTGCTCAAAGTATCCTTGCCATCGAGTCGATTCACAAACATAATTACATTCACAG AGATATTAAACCTGATAACCTTCTTCTGGACAAAAATGGCCACATGAAGCTATCAGATTTTGGCCTGTGTAAGCCTCTTGATTGTGCAACTTTATCCGTGAtccatgaaaataaaacaattgatgatgaaaatatgaCCGAACCAATGGATATCGATGGAGGTATTGCCGATGCGGACAACAAAAGTAGTTGGAGAAGCCCCCATGAACAGCTTCAGCATTGGCAGATGAACAGAAGGAAGTTG GCATTTTCAACTGTGGGAACGCCAGATTACATTGCTCCTGAAGTTTTACTCAAGAAAGGCTATGGCATGGAGTGTGACTG GTGGTCACTAGGAGCAATACTGTATGAAATGCTTGTTGGCTACCCTCCTTTTTACTCAGATGATCCAATAACTACCTGCAGAAAG ATTGTTCATTGGAGAAATCACCTTAAATTTCCAGAAGATGCAAGGTTGTCACTTGAAGCAAAGGATCTCATTTGTAGGCTCTTGTGTGATGTTGAGCATAGACTAGGTACTGGGGGAGCAAATCAAATTAAA GCTCATCCTTGGTTCAATGATGTTGCATGGGATAAACTCTATGAGATGGAGGCAGCATTTAAACCAGAAGTCAATGGAGAACTAGACACTCGGAACTTTATGAAGTTTGATGAA TCAGATCCTCCAGCAGCAGCAAGAACTAGCTCAGGCTCACGGAAG ATGCTTTTGACTCCCAAAGATCTAAGTTTCGTTGGCTATACATACAAGAATTTTGATGCTGTTAAAGGACGACATCATTTCG GCATATGCAACAGTAACTTGTACACACATCCATGCACACCCACTTATCTGGGATCATTGAGGATAGGAGTATCCTTTTTATCATGTTGCCAGTGTCTCTGA